One window of Lemur catta isolate mLemCat1 chromosome 3, mLemCat1.pri, whole genome shotgun sequence genomic DNA carries:
- the LOC123635873 gene encoding uncharacterized protein LOC123635873, protein MAGPGNQPPDTLIAQPRSFNHRAGTMSGCQVSCSNTDSYLSHPSNMSFSARTPSWAQATSLHRVNSLKHPCTPSGSGPEFSSRSNHSEWSHNPSSPRLLLRRICLGQPYNSKCVETSHLMYPKVARKSSGRGSPYCLLCMDHPSGPSSPTFLDQCIKGINYLDRSANAVYNNSRRTSLSLPKLAASCLERATNSLNLDHLDHSVPRSYSSPSASMASPDNSTTSISIVPSHRGANDLRCLDDSTNTSQHSSCRHLSPVLPRRSRKKLPDPPLFGNGLFSLGRLPKFWEAIRSDWSTPEPVSKPSSWW, encoded by the exons ATGGCAG GCCCAGGTAACCAACCTCCAGACACTCTCATAGCTCAACCACGAAGCTTTAATCACCGAGCTGGGACAATGTCTGGATGCCAGGTGAGCTGTTCCAACACTGACAGCTACTTGAGCCATCCCAGCAATATGTCCTTTTCCGCCCGCACTCCAAGCTGGGCCCAAGCCACCAGCCTGCACAGGGTTAACAGCCTCAAGCACCCCTGCACTCCAAGTGGCTCTGGCCCAGAGTTCAGCAGCCGCAGCAACCACTCTGAGTGGTCCCACAACCCCAGCTCCCCAAGGCTTCTACTGAGGAGAATCTGCCTGGGCCAGCCCTACAATTCCAAGTGCGTAGAAACCAGTCATCTGATGTATCCCAAGGTGGCCAGAAAGTCCTCTGGTCGTGGCAGCCCCTACTGCCTCCTCTGTATGGACCATCCCTCGGGCCCCTCCAGCCCTACCTTCCTGGACCAATGCATCAAAGGCATCAACTACTTGGACCGATCCGCCAACGCCGTCTACAACAACAGTCGCAGAACATCGCTGAGCTTGCCAAAGCTTGCAGCCAGCTGCCTGGAACGAGCCACCAACTCCCTCAACCTGGACCACCTGGATCACTCCGTGCCCCGAAGTTACTCCAGCCCCAGTGCCAGCATGGCCAGCCCTGACAACTCCACCACCAGCATCAGCATTGTGCCGTCCCACAGGGGAGCCAATGATTTGCGGTGCCTGGACGATTCCACCAACACAAGCCAGCACAGCTCTTGCCGGCACCTCAGTCCTGTGCTGCCCCGGAGGTCACGTAAAAAGTTACCTGACCCCCCTTTGTTTGGCAATGGGCTCTTTTCCTTGGGTCGTCTGCCCAAGTTCTGGGAAGCAATCCGCTCAGACTGGAGCACCCCCGAGCCCGTCTCCAAACCCTCGAGCTGGTGGTGA